From a region of the Sander lucioperca isolate FBNREF2018 chromosome 8, SLUC_FBN_1.2, whole genome shotgun sequence genome:
- the slitrk5b gene encoding SLIT and NTRK-like protein 5, which translates to MHLWISYFLLSATSVCTVQMFGSYGEICQRLCACEEREGILTVSCENRGVVSISDISPVYFSQYHLLLTGNLLKKLSANDFVEYKGLTILHLGNNEISEVEAGAFNGLQELKRLHLNNNKIDALKEEIFFGLESLEYLQIDYNYITHVAPNALSRLRHLEVLILNDNLITSLPMNIIQYVPLTHLDLRGNQLKVLPYSGLLEHMNSVVELQLEENPWNCSCELIALKTWLESISYTALVGDVVCEFPFRLHGRDLDEVSKQELCPRRAIAEYEMQPLPHLSTDAYYRTTPAHVTASFTSSGIARSSSRPTKGPHQSRKLKSRPTARIPSNKPQNYGQIISYQTKSPVPLDCPTACTCNLQISDLGLNVNCQERKIEHISDLNPKPYNPKKMYLTGNYIPVVRRSDFIDATGLDLLHLGNNRVSRIHDRTFGDLIHLRRLYLNGNLIDHLKAEMFYGLETLQFLYLEYNVIKEIASDTFQHVPKLQLLFLNNNLLKTLPVGTFNGLTLARLNLRSNHLRYLPVSGVLDQLTALVQVDLFENPWDCYCSILELKMWLEQLSTGTVINNVICGSPKRLAGEDMRYIKTANFCPNNSDILASMIPPSEESFPGSTITIETSLDFDTQYSAIPLSVMILALLFMFIVSVFVAAGLFVVMKKRHQKSQNEHNNSMNACISSLNMEYGLYKKGSIPKVRTSAGHVYEYIPPPTESTCRTSAQTPTESKSADGFRDFDKLSCAFLGNSDEEAASNIISSEYSATTPEPPNKPSSSYQDDQCYYRDVHEPDKHTRYSNTLPCRHAAHSSSQYTSDFDARHQYMHPDRIQQTILYCASPSTVYVEPNRSEYWELKAKLHIDPDYLEVLEKRTTFTQF; encoded by the coding sequence ATGCATCTTTGGATTTCATATTTTTTGCTAAGTGCAACGTCAGTGTGCACTGTTCAGATGTTTGGCAGTTATGGAGAAATATGTCAAAGACTTTGTGCCtgtgaggagagagaggggattcTCACAGTGAGCTGTGAAAACAGAGGAGTTGTAAGTATCTCAGACATAAGCCCAGTGTACTTCTCCCAGTATCATCTGCTGCTTACAGGGAATCTTTTGAAAAAGCTATCTGCCAATGATTTTGTTGAGTACAAGGGACTTACAATATTACATCTGGGAAATAATGAGATATCTGAAGTCGAAGCAGGAGCTTTTAATGGACTTCAAGAATTAAAACGATTGCATCTCAACAATAACAAAATTGATGCCTTGAAGGAAGAGATTTTCTTTGGCCTTGAAAGTCTGGAATATCTACAAATTGATTACAATTATATCACTCATGTTGCGCCGAATGCCTTGAGCAGACTTCGACATCTGGAGGTCCTGATTCTAAATGACAACTTAATAACTTCTCTGCCTATGAACATTATCCAGTATGTACCATTAACTCATTTGGACTTAAGGGGGAATCAGCTCAAAGTGCTACCCTACTCAGGTCTGCTGGAGCACATGAACAGTGTTGTGGAGTTACAGCTGGAGGAGAACCCATGGAACTGTTCATGTGAGCTGATTGCTCTTAAAACCTGGCTCGAGAGCATATCATACACAGCTTTAGTTGGCGATGTTGTTTGTGAGTTCCCTTTCCGGCTTCACGGGAGAGATCTTGATGAGGTTTCAAAACAGGAGTTGTGCCCGAGGAGAGCCATTGCTGAATACGAGATGCAACCCCTGCCACATTTGAGCACCGATGCATACTATAGGACTACGCCAGCTCATGTCACAGCCTCTTTCACCTCATCAGGGATTGCACGGTCCTCATCAAGACCCACTAAGGGACCCCACCAGTCACGCAAATTAAAATCAAGGCCCACTGCTCGCATCCCATCTAATAAACCACAGAATTATGGCCAAATTATTTCATATCAAACCAAATCCCCTGTGCCTTTAGATTGCCCAACTGCCTGCACCTGCAACCTTCAAATTTCAGACCTTGGCCTGAATGTGAACTGCCAGGAGCGAAAGATTGAGCATATCTCTGACTTAAATCCCAAACCTTACAATCCCAAAAAGATGTATTTAACTGGGAATTATATCCCTGTGGTGCGTCGATCAGATTTTATTGATGCGACTGGATTAGATTTGCTTCATCTGGGTAACAATCGAGTTTCTCGCATACATGACCGAACATTTGGCGATTTGATACACCTAAGAAGACTATACCTTAACGGAAATCTGATTGACCATCTTAAAGCTGAGATGTTTTATGGACTGGAGACCCTACAGTTCTTATATTTAGAATACAACGTCATTAAAGAAATTGCATCTGACACCTTTCAGCATGTACCCAAACTTCAGCTTCTTTTTCTGAACAATAATCTCTTGAAAACCTTACCAGTGGGAACATTTAATGGCCTGACATTAGCCAGACTAAATCTTCGCAGCAACCATCTGCGATATCTGCCTGTCAGCGGCGTGCTAGATCAGCTCACGGCACTGGTGCAAGTCGATTTGTTCGAGAACCCCTGGGATTGCTATTGTAGCATACTGGAGTTGAAGATGTGGCTGGAGCAGCTTAGCACAGGCACAGTTATAAACAATGTCATCTGTGGTTCGCCTAAAAGGCTAGCTGGGGAGGATATGAGATACATTAAGACAGCTAATTTCTGCCCTAATAACTCTGATATACTTGCCTCCATGATCCCACCCTCTGAAGAATCTTTTCCAGGCAGCACTATCACCATAGAAACATCTTTGGACTTTGACACACAATACAGCGCCATTCCTTTGTCTGTGATGATTCTTGCCCTTCTCTTCATGTtcattgtgtctgtgtttgtggctGCAGGATTGTTCGTGGTAATGAAAAAGAGACATCAAAAGAGTCAAAACGAGCACAATAACTCCATGAATGCTTGCATTAGCTCTCTCAACATGGAATATGGCCTTTACAAAAAGGGATCCATTCCCAAAGTCAGAACATCTGCTGGACATGTATATGAGTACATACCACCTCCCACAGAATCCACATGCAGAACTTCTGCCCAAACACCAACGGAGAGCAAATCAGCGGATGGATTTAGAGACTTTGACAAATTGAGCTGCGCTTTTCTGGGTAACTCGGACGAAGAAGCAGCCAGTAATATAATAAGCTCGGAATACAGTGCCACCACTCCAGAGCCACCTAACAAGCCCTCCAGCTCTTACCAAGATGATCAGTGTTACTACAGAGATGTACATGAGCCTGACAAGCACACACGCTACAGCAATACATTACCATGCAGGCATGCAGCGCATTCGTCGAGTCAGTATACCTCAGACTTTGATGCAAGGCATCAATACATGCACCCAGATAGGATACAACAGACAATACTCTATTGTGCATCACCAAGTACTGTGTATGTGGAGCCCAACAGGAGTGAGTACTGGGAACTGAAAGCAAAGCTTCATATTGATCCCGATTACCTTGAGGTTCTTGAAAAACGAACAACATTTACACAGTTTTAG